GGCGCAGGGCAGTGCCGCGACAGGCGCACGGACCACTGGCAACGCGCAGGGCAACACCGCCACGGGCGTGAACACAGGCACCGCGGCCACGGGCGCAAGGAACACCGGCAACGCACAGGGCACCGCCGCCACGGGCGCGAGCGCAGGCGCCTCCGCGACGGGCGCGCGGAACCCCAGCAACACGCAGGGCAACGCCACGAGCACGGGTGCGCAGAACACGGGGACCGGTGGCGCGGGACGCATCATGATTGGCACCGAGGCGGTGCAGGCGAGCGAGGACGAGGACTGGTTCAAGGGCGCCGCGCGAGCAGCGCAGGCCGCGCTCCCCGAGAACACGTCGAACCACTCGCTCGAGAACGTGGTCATCGCGTCCAGCGCGGTGAGCGGCCGGGTCAAGCGCGTGGGCCGAGACACCATCACCGTGCGAGACCGTGAGGGCAACGACTACGTGCTCACGCTCGACGAGCGGAGCCAGGGCATGCGCCAGGGGCGACGCGTGTCACTGCGCCAGCTCCAGGAGGGCACGCCCGTGCGAGCAGGCTTCGTCCTCATGGGGGGCCGCAGCATCGCGCGCGACGTGCGCATCCGCCGCTGACGCGCATGTGCTGACGACGGCAAACGCTCCCTTCTCACCTAGAAGAGGCGAGGCCCCGCATGTCGCCGGGCCCACTCGATGAGGACCAGCCCGTACACGCGGGCTTCGTCCTCACGGGAGGCCGCGGCATCGCGCGCATCCGCCACTGTCTCGCGTGTCCTGACAAGGCTCGGCCTCGTCGAGACAGGACAAGGCCCAGCGAGCCACAACGAGAGCCCCAGAGAGAAGTCACGGCATCAAGCCCGACGCGAGCATCCGTCACCGAGCACCGGCGCTCCGACGGGAGAGCACGCCATCCCCAGTCGAATCAGGCAGCCCTCACCTGCCACCATCCGGTCCGCACAAGGGCCTCATCACCGAGGAAGCACGCGGCCTCACACGCGAGGTGCGGCCCACCGCGCTCCCGTGCGAACACATTCCGCCACCACTCAAGCCAAGGTAGGATGACGCCCCGAGTCACGGACTGAATGCCTCCGCTGTTCCCCCGTCGACGAGCACGGCGGCGGGAGGAAGTCGCCGTGCCGGCTGTTCCACCGTCCGACATCGGTGGAGCGGTGTGCCGCATCTTGGAGGCGAGCGGATGGATGACCCAGGCCCAGGTGGAACCGGAGCGCGGCGCCGCGCAGGCCAGCGCGTCACCTGGCCACTGCTGTGTCTCCTCACCGCATGCGCCCCCCGAGGCGCGGGAACGCCCGAGCCCACCGTCCCTCCTCCACCCAGGCTCTCCGTCCAGCAGGTCACCCGCCTCATCCCCACCCACGTGAAGGAGAAGGAGGGCTGGGCCCGTGACGTGCTCGCGGCGCTGGAGGCGGAGGATGTGCCGCCATCTCCGGTCACCGTGTGCTCCGTGCTCGCCATCATCGAGCAGGAGTCCGGCTTCAAGGCGGACCCGGCCGTGCCGAACCTCTCGCGCATGGTGCGCACGAAGCTGGAGGAGCACGCCGACACGCTGGGCCCGCTCGGCCACAAGGCCCTGGCCTCGGTGCTCTCGGGCAAGGCGCCTGGACAGAAGCGCACGTTCGACGCGCGGCTGCGCGCCGTGCAGACCGAGCGCGACCTGGACACGCTCTTCCGCGACATGCTCGCGTTCTACGAGGCCGAGTACCCCACCACCTTCGCCACGATGAACCTGGCCAGCGCCCTGTTCTCCTCGCGTCGACTGGAGGACCTCAACCCCGTCACCACCGCGGGCTCCATGCAGGTGAGCGTCCGCTACGCGGTGGAGAAGGCGGGCGAGGACGCGGACCCGGTGAAGGTGCGCGACGCGCTGTACACCCGCGAAGGCGGCGTGCGCTACGGCACCGCGAGACTGCTCGGCTTCGAGGCCGCCTACCCCCAGCCCCTCTTCCGCTTCGCGGACTACAACGCCGGCGTCTACGCCTCGCGCAACGCCGCGCTCCAGGCCCAGGTCAGCCAGCTCACCGGCGTGTCACTGGTGCTCGACGGAGACCTCCAGCTCTACGACAAGAACGGCGAGCCCAGGAGCCAGGACAGCAAGTCCCTGACCGCGCTGCTCACCTTCCGTCGCACGCTCGCCCCGGACCTCAGCGAGCGCCAGGTCCGCCGCGACGTGAAGAAGGAGAAGGAGGAGTCCTTCGAGTCCACGGAGACGTTCCGCGCGGTGAAGCGCGTCTTCGCGAACCAGACAGGCCAGTCCCCCGTCTACGCGCAGCTGCCGCAGGTGACACTCCAGAGCCCGAAGCTGAAGGGCGAGCGCACCACGGCCTGGTTCGCCCGCTCCGTCGACGCGCGCTTCCAGAAGTGCCAGGGCCGCTACCGCGATTTGACGAAGCCGCCACCTCGCGCCCGGGACATCCAGGGCGCGAAGTGACCCGCACCCCCAGAGCCCCGTGCACAGAGGGCTCCCGGCGTGCTCACCCGCCGCGACTCACGGCGTGGTGAAGTACGAGCTCGTGGTGGTGAACGAGCGATACGGCAGTCGATCCAACGTCCGGAAGGGGAAGGTGTGGATGTTGGAGTTCGGGCTGTCGATGGCGCTCACCGTGGCGATGTAGCTGGTCGCGGGCTCCAGGGTGTCCGGCGGCAGGCGCACCTGGGTGATGGTGCCCGGCATGTAGAGCACCCGCCAGGTGAACGCGAAGCCGAAGTCCGGGTCGAACCGCTGGATGCTGACGCGATAGGCACTGGGCGTGCCGACCAGCGGCGGCGTCCACGCGAGCACCGGGCTGACGGTCCCCACCCTGCGCGGAATCGAGGCGGACACGCCATCGATGGTGAAGGCGAGCGGCGGCGACAGCTTGGGCACCAGGGGCCCGGCGATGAGGCTGTCGACGGAGTCCCACTCCGTATAGCTCCCGGTGATGCTGCCGAGTCGGCCCGAGCCATCCGGCATGCGCTCCTGGTTGCGGAACGAATAGGACACCACGCCGATGACGCCCCAGTTCGACGGATAGGGATTGCCGAACCGCAGCCGCGCCGTGAGGTCATACGCGGTGCCACGCGGCAGGCTCAGGCTGAGCAGCTCGCCGGTATAGCCAATCCACCCCTCCTGCAATCCATGAGGGCCGGGCACGAGGTCCAGCCGCGGTATCCCCGGCTGCGCATTGGGGTGGACGTGGGAGGCGAAGCGCGCGAAGTCGGGCAGCCGCCACTCGATGGGGAACTCCCGCATCCGCGCCGGCTGGAGCAGCCCGGTGACGGGCATGGGCGTGAAGCCATCCGGCAGGAAGTCGAAGGCCCCCACCTGCGCGGAGCGCTCCACGGCGGTGTAGCCCAGCGGGCGTCCATCCGGCAGGGAGCCCGCGCTGAACTCGCTGAGCTGGTTGACGTAGAGCCGGTCTCCCCTGTCCGCCTCGAAGACCGGCAGGTTGCCCAGGCCCGAGTCCATCACGGCGTTGGACGTGACGATGGACGTCGCGCCCTCCGGGATGAAGTCGAAGACGCTCGCGGTGGAGTACAGGTCCACCTGCGACGAGGTGAGCTGGAGGCTGGAGCCGGGCTGCGTGCTGCCCTCCCAGTTCTGCCACGGCGCCAGGTTCAGCAGGTTGACCTGGAGCGGCGAGGACGCCACGTCCACGTACTCCGCGTCGGGGCGGCCCAGGCGGTTGCGGCCGACGTCCACGTATCTCGAGTTCGTGACGAGGAAGGTGGACCCCGTGCGCACGTAGTACGGCCCCTGGCGGATGCTGGTGAACCTCCAGCCGCCCTCCGGGCCCGGCGAGCCCTGATGGAGTTCGAACGTCGAGCCGGTGGGCACGAGGATTTCGGGAGGATTGGCGGACAGGTCCTCCTGGCGCTCGGCGATGCCGACAGAGGTGTGGAAGCGGGTGGTGCTCATCACCTGCACCACGCCCCAGGGTGCGCCCGCGTCGACCGGGGGTTCGCCTCCATCCGTGGGCACGCCCGCATCCGGCGCGCAGCCCTCGGCGATGGGCTCACCCATCCACGTCCCATCCCCTGTCGAGTCCGTGTCCGTATCGACAGAGGCCAGCCCGGCGCCGAGTCCGTTCGACTCGGGCGCACCACTTCCACACCCCACCAGCCACGCGACGCACGTCGCGCCCAGCAGGAAAGACAATCGCGGCGATTTCATGAGAGCCCCCTTCGGAAGAAAGCCTCGGCACGCTAGCCGAGGCCCTCCAGCCGGCCCAGAGGGCGCTCCCGCTGAATCACATCCAGCAAGCATCCGCGCGAGCTTTGCGCATTCCGGGCCCGTCAGGTGTTGCGGGCCATTTCCTGGCGAGGATGTCTGTCCATGGGCCGGACGCACCGCGCCCCCCGGCGCCGACGAGGTGTCGGCGGACCCGGAGGGCGCGATGGGACAGCCAGGCGTCAGCGCTTGGCGGGCGCGGGCGCCGGGGAGAAGCGCTTGTCGGAGATCTTCATCTCCGTGACGGGGCCGTACTTGCGAGCCATCTCGCGGATGGCGGAGGCCTTGCCGATGAAGACGAAGGTCAGGTTCTCCGGCGCGGGCAGCGTGCGCTGGAGGACGGCGCCCACGGAGTCGCGGGTGGCGGAGGACACGGCGGTGGCGAAGCCATCCACGTCGTTGGCGTCCAGGTTGTAGAAGGCCAGCTCCGACAGCTTGTTGGCCACCTGGCCGCCCGTCTCCAGCCGGGGCGGGAACTGGCCCAGCACGTAGGACTTGGCGGACGCGAGCATGGCGTCATCCATGCCTGTCTTGCGGTAGCGGCTGTACACCTCCAGCGCCATGTCGATGGCCTTGTCCGTCTTCTCCGTCTGGGTGAAGGAGAAGATGGCGAAGGTGCCCGGGTGGGTGCTCGGGGCGAAGTAGGCGCGGGCGCCGTAGGTGAGGCCGGACTTCACGCGCAGCTCGGTGTTGAGCAGCGAGGTGAAGCGCCCGCCGAGCACCGTCTCCACCAGGTTGGCGGTGACGCGGTCCGCGTCGTTGCGCGCGATGCCCGTGTTGCCGATGGTGAAGTAGGTCTGCGTGGCGTCGGGCTTGTCGACCAGCAGGACGCGGCGGCCCTGGGAGACGGTGGTGGCGGGCACCTGGGGCGCGGGGCTCGCGGCCTTCGCCCAGCCGCCAAGCGCGGCCTCCAGCTTCGCCGCGAGCGCCTTGCTGTCGAAGTCACCGACGACGGAGAGGATGAGCCGGTCGCCGCCGAGCTGGTTCTTGGCGTAGGCGAGCACGTCCTCGCGGGAGAGCGTGGGCAGCGAGGCCTCGGTGCCGCCCACGGGGGTGCCGTAGGGGTGGCCTGAGAACTGGTACGCCTCGAAGTAGGTGTTGATGAGGCCGCGCGGGTCACCGTCCTTGGCCGCGGTGATTTCGGAGGCCATGCGCTCGCGCGTCTTCTCCAGCTCGTCCTGGGCGAAGCGCGGGCGGGTGAGCAGGTCCGCGAGCAGCTCCACCATCAGCGCGCTGTCGCGGGACATGAACTCGCCGCGCACGACCAGGTTCTCCAGGTCCGCGCTGGTCTCGAGCATCGCGCCGACGCCATCCACCGCCTCGGCGAACTGGCGGGCATCGCGGGAGCCGGCGCCCTTCTGGAGCAACTCCGCGGTGAGGGCAGCCAGGCCCTCCTTGCCGGAGGGGTCCGCGAGCGCGCCGCCGCGCAGCCACGCGCTGAAGGCGATGAGGGGCACCTCCTTGCGCTCGACGAGGAGCAGCTTCGCGCCGTTCTTGAGCGTGACGGTGGTGGGCTTGGGCAGCTTGACGCCCTGGGCCGCGGCGGGCGCGGCGGTGGAGGCGGGCTTGGACGGCGCGGCGCCCTGGGCCGCGGCGGTGCCCGAGGAGAGCAGGACGGCGGTGAGGACCGTCTTCCAGGTGAGGGGGGCGATCATCGCGTGGCGTCCTTGCGAGCGGCGGGGGAGGCGACTTCGGCGGCGTCGGTGGGGACGAGCCAGCCGACGGTGCGGCGCTGGGTGACGAAGATGCGGGCGGCCACCTTGCGGAGGTCCTCGCGGGTGACGCGCTCGTAGCGGGCAGGGGCGTCGAAGACCTTGCGGTAGTCACCGCGGAAGACCTCGGAGGCGCCGAGCGTGTACGCGCGGCCGCTGATGGTCTCCAGCGAGCGCCAGTGGTTGGCGAGGGTGATGTTGCGCGCCTTGCGCAGCTCAGCCTCGGTGACGCCGTCCTTGGCGACGCGGGCGACTTCCTCGGTGAGGAGGGCCTCGGCGCGGGCCAGGTCGCCGCCAGCGGGCAGGTCCGCGGTGAGCCAGACGAGGCCGGGGTCGAAGCCGGGCGAGTACATGGTGCCGGCGCGGATGGCGACGCGCTCCTCCTCCACGAGGCGGCGGTGGAGTCGCGACGAATCACCGTCGCCGAGGATGTTGAGCAGCAGGGTGAGGGCCTCTGCGTCCGCGTCGTTGCCGGCGATGCCGTGGTAGGCGAGCTGGAGCAGCGGGGACTGGGAGACCTTCTTCACGACGACGCGGCGCTCGCCTTGTTGTTCGGGCTCCTTGGTGCGGACGGGCTCGGGGGCGGGCTGCGAGGGGATGGGCTCGAGGTACTTCTCGACGAGGGCGAAGACCTCGGCGGGGGTGACGGCGCCGCTGATGATGAGGGTGCCGTTGTTGGGGGCGTAGTAGGTCTTGAAGTAGCGCTGGAGGTCTTCGATGCGCCACGACTCGATGTCGGACGGCCAGCCGATGACGGGGAACTGGTAGGGGTGGGCGACGAAGGCGGTGGCCTGGACCTGCTCGGCGAGCGCGCCCATGTTGTTGTTGTCGACGCTGGAGCGGCGCTCCGAGTAGACGACGCCGCGCTCGGACTCGATGACCTTGGGGTCGAAGGACAGGTGTTGGAGCCGGTCGGCCTCGAGCTGGAAGATGATGTCGAGGGCGGAGCGAGGGAACCAGTCCTGGTAGACGGTGACGTCCTCGGAGGTGAAGGCGTTGTTGGAGCCGCCGTTGGCCTCCATGACGCGGTCGAACTCACCGGGGCCGAACTTCTTGGCACCGTTGAACATCATGTGCTCGAAGAAGTGGGACAGGCCGGTGATGCCGGGGTACTCGTTGCGGCTGCCGACACGGAACCAGTTGAAGAGGGCGACGTTGGGGATGTCGTGGTCCGGCCAGACGATGACCTTGAGGCCGTTCTTGAAGGTGCGCGTCTCGACGTTGGCGCCGAGCTTCTGGGAGGACGCGGCGGCGGGCTTGGGGGCCTTGGCTTGTGTCTGGGCGCAGGCGACAGGAGCCGCCAGCAGCGCCAGGCACGACGTCCAGAGGAGGGACTGACGGAACATCCGTGCTCCTGGGGTGAGGAAGACGCCCGGGAACGGGCGGCGGGGCACGATATTCCAGATTCTGCGCCCCGTACCTACCTCGGAGGACATCCCGGCCACGCCGCGGCGCGTCCATCGGGGCCGGGCATCGACTACCCTCCCTCTCGGAGCAGCGCGCCTGGTCGTGGGGCTCCATCGAGTGACTCCATGTTCGCAGGACGTCGCACATCGCCAGGTGTCGAGCCCCTCTCAAGAGGGCTCTTGCTGGTGGTCGCCTTCGTGTGGACTCTTGCTGGCTGCGCGGCCACTCCCACCCAGGGGACGAGCAGCTATCGCTTCGACACGGTCTCGAACACTTGCAGGCAGCGGCCGGAGACGTGCGCCGCGCTTGCCGGGAAGGAGTTCACCCAGACGCCCGGGCTCACAGTCGCCACGATGGGGGCCTCGGCGCGTGAGGCGCTGCGAGTTCTGGAGCGTGGGGAACAGGAACGCATCGAGGAAGCGCTCGTCCGTTGCGCGGAGCAGTCACGTACGGAGGTCTTGCTCGCGCATCGGGGGGATTTCGCGGGACAAACGCCGACGCGCGAGGAGTGCAAGCAGATGGTCCGGAACGCATCAGGCAGAAACCTGAGCCGGGCCATGCAGTTGGGAATGGAGATGCACGCGGCCGCGATGAGCTGTGCCGAACGCGCGTTGACGAGCCTGCGACCGGGCGACTACAGCCTCGAGCCCTGTTACCGCCATGACGCGCAGACCGGAGGGACGAAGGTCGTCACCGAGGCGGATGTCCAGGCCCTGAAACAATCTGGGAACGGGGGCGAACTCCAAGGGACACTTGTCCCCGATGTCGTCATCCACGCGGGCCACCCCGCGCAGGCGCAAGCCGTCTACGACTTCAAATTCCCCTGTGCGAATGTCGATGAGGCGCCTCCCTGGCGCAAATATCCGAAGGGGCACTGCCATCAAGGCTTCCATCAGGGTGAGATGTACGAACAGGCGCTCGGAGTGCGCGCCGTACGCATCGTTCCTCGACTCGGAATCGTCCGATGACTGAGCGTCCACCGCGCATCCGCGTTCACGCGACGAGCGGCGCGCTCCTGATTCGAGATTCACTCTGCATCCAGTTCTACATGCACCGTCCACATGTGGATGTGGCCCCGTTCGTCCTGAGGGCGTTGAAGCGTTATCGGCGCGAGCTTCCCGCAGGCGCCTTGAGCAGCTACGCCGAAGAGGCGGGGGATTGGGAGCCGATCGACGAGGAGGGATGGAACACCACCATCCGAGACGAACTCCTCGAACCGAGGGGTGCGGTCCTGGACCTTCGGGACGCATCGGGAGAGAAGCGGTATCGCTTCGAGTATCTCGGCCGGAACATGTCGGTGCATGCCCCCTCGGACACAGTCTGCGCGGTGGGCTTCTGGCTGCCCACCGAGTACCTGACGGAGCACGGCGCCGAACCCCTGCGGGAGTTGGTGCTGGAACTTGCCAGGGAGCTCCCCTTCAACTCCGGGCACGCGGGGCTCGCCTTCAACTGCGAGCTGGACCTCGTGGGAGTCGAAGCTGAGGTCTGGACGTGGTGCCACAAGTATCCGGGGATGGACCTCCCTCGGATGAGCCGGCTTGCATCACAGCTCGGCACGAAGGTCAGCACGGTCTCCTGGATGACGCTCCTGGGAGAGCCGGTGCTGGGTGCGGCGGGGCTCCGTGAGCAGCTTCGCTCAACGGGGGGCACCGTGCTGGAGTTGGGCAACGAGCGAGTTGCCGTCGTACTCGCCCCGGGACCCGAAACGGGAGAGGCGGAGCACGGCGGCGTTCGGCCCTCGTACCGCAAGCTCGCCACCTCACTGGCTCCCTGGCTTTTTCACGAACGGCAACCCGTGGGCGAGATTCCCTCGAGCGAGGAGCTACGCCGATGGGAGCGACGCTTCATCGACTGACAGGGCGTCGAGACACGCCCTGCCTACGAGAGCCGGCACTGACTCAAGCACCGAGCACGCCGCGCAGCACGTCCTGGAAGTAGTTGATGCTTCCGGTATGCGTCTGGTGGTGCTTGGCGGACTGGTGCAGGCGGAGGACGACGGCCTCGAACTCGGCCTGGCTCACGTCACGCAGGGACATGTAGAGGCGCGCGGCGCCCTGCAGGTACGAGAACAGGGGGTTGCGGTCCGTGCCGTCCGGACGGCGGGCGAGGTGACGATAGAGCCGCTCGAACTCCTGGTCCGTCTCCGTGTTGCGCACGGCGCGGCAGTAGCCGGCGGCCGTGGCCTCGAGGAGCATGAAGAACGGGTGGTACTCGGGGGGCGGAGTCTTGGCGAAGCTGGGAGGCTTCACGTCACCGGTCCACAGCTTGGAGATGGGCTGGAGGGTGACGTGCGCGAGCTTCTCGCCATCACGCACCAGAGCGCGGGAGCCCACGGGGACCACGTGCTTCTTGTCTGCGTCCCACTCCACGGCGACAAACAGCCGGTCCGGCGCATCCGCCTTCACGCCCGCCTTCTCCAGCTCCGCCACTGCGTTCGCGTCCATCTCGAGTCACTCCTCCGAGCCCTCTCTCTACCCTGCCCCAGGCGTCCTGTGCACCCGGCTTCGCACGAGGCCGTCTGCTCGCCGCCACCTCGCTCGACGATGGGCCCACCACGCCGTGCGGGATAGCCTGCACACATCATGACGAGCCCACACTTCCAGGGACCCGACTGGACGGCCGCACTTCATCATCTTGAGCACGGGCCACTGTTCGCGTTCTCGGACTGGCCCCACCACGCCCTGCCGAGCATCGCCGCGGGCGTGTACTCCATCTGGAGAGACCCGCAGCTCGTCTACGTGGGAATGGCAGGCAGAGGCCCGCTCGTGGAGGAGTCCTCCTCCACCAAGACCCGGGGACTGACGGACCGGCTCAGGAGCCACGCCAGCGGACGGCGCAGCGGCGACAACTTCTGTGTCTATGTTTGCGACCGGCTGGTGCTCCCCACCTTGTCACCCGAGGACATCCGACAGGTCGCGAGTGGAGCCCTGTCACTGGACGCGCGGACGCAGGCGTTCATCCACGCGCACCTCGGCTACCGGTTCGTGCAGGTCCCGGACGGCACGTCCGCCCTGAGCCTGGAGAACCAGGTCAAGGGTGGCGCCCTGTCCTGCGGCCCGCCCCTGCTCAATCCGGACACCCGCCGGAAAAACAAAGGGCCCTGAACCAGAGAGGTCCAGGGCCCTGAAGTCTTCAACGTGTGCCCAGGGGCGGAATCGAACCACCGACACGGGGATTTTCAGTCCCCTGCTCTACCGACTGAGCTACCTGGGCGTACGGGTCACCGCGAGAAGCCGCGCTCTCATATCGAGCCCGTCCCCAGGCCGTCAAGCACCCATTTGACGGCCCTTCACCTCGTCGTCACGCCGCACGCGGCATCGCCTCCGCGTCCCAGGTCGTCAGACTGGCCGTGAGCCTCTTCTTCAGCTTGGCCCTCAGCCCCTGCTCGATCTGCCGGATGCGCACCGCCGTCACCCCGAAGCGCTGGGCCAGGAACTCCGCGCTCACCCCCTCCTCCACCATCATCCGCTCCTCCACCAACGCCCGCTCCCTCGCGTCCAGCTCCGGCCAGGCCTCCTCCACGCTCGCCCGCAGCCGCTCCGCCCACTGCGCCCGGTCCACCGAGTCCTCCTGCGACTCGAAGTCCCCCTCCAACACCTCCAGCCGCGTCACGTCCCCGTCCTGCGTCACCGGCGCGTCCAGCGACAAGTCCCTCGTCAGCGACTCCGCCGCCCGGGCCACGTCCTCCTCCTTCTTGCCCAGCGCGTCCGCCAGCCGCCGCACCACCTCCGGGTGACCCTCCCCCCACCGGGCCTCCAGCCGCGCCCGCTCCCGACGCAGCTGGAACACCACCCAGGGCGCCCGCCCACCCGCCATGCTCCAGTTGCGCCCCACGTACGCCCGGATGCGCGCCCGAATCCACTGACTCGCGTACGCCCCGAACGGAACGCCCCGGTCCTCGAACCGCCCCGCCGCCTCCATCAACCCGACGTTGCCCTCCGCCACCAGCTCGTCCTGCGGCAGCCCCGTCCAGCGGTACTTCCATGCCAGCCGCTCCACCAGTTTCAGGTGCTCGCGTACCCGCGCCTCGACCACCGCGCCCGGCACCTCAAGCTCAGGGGACTCGCAGAACTCGTTCACCTTGATGGCTTCCATGGACCTCCTCCGGTTCATTCGCGGCGAACCAATCGCCGCGAACGCCCCAAGGAATAAGTCACCGCCATT
This genomic interval from Myxococcus guangdongensis contains the following:
- a CDS encoding DUF1615 family protein, whose translation is MDDPGPGGTGARRRAGQRVTWPLLCLLTACAPRGAGTPEPTVPPPPRLSVQQVTRLIPTHVKEKEGWARDVLAALEAEDVPPSPVTVCSVLAIIEQESGFKADPAVPNLSRMVRTKLEEHADTLGPLGHKALASVLSGKAPGQKRTFDARLRAVQTERDLDTLFRDMLAFYEAEYPTTFATMNLASALFSSRRLEDLNPVTTAGSMQVSVRYAVEKAGEDADPVKVRDALYTREGGVRYGTARLLGFEAAYPQPLFRFADYNAGVYASRNAALQAQVSQLTGVSLVLDGDLQLYDKNGEPRSQDSKSLTALLTFRRTLAPDLSERQVRRDVKKEKEESFESTETFRAVKRVFANQTGQSPVYAQLPQVTLQSPKLKGERTTAWFARSVDARFQKCQGRYRDLTKPPPRARDIQGAK
- a CDS encoding sigma-70 family RNA polymerase sigma factor, coding for MEAIKVNEFCESPELEVPGAVVEARVREHLKLVERLAWKYRWTGLPQDELVAEGNVGLMEAAGRFEDRGVPFGAYASQWIRARIRAYVGRNWSMAGGRAPWVVFQLRRERARLEARWGEGHPEVVRRLADALGKKEEDVARAAESLTRDLSLDAPVTQDGDVTRLEVLEGDFESQEDSVDRAQWAERLRASVEEAWPELDARERALVEERMMVEEGVSAEFLAQRFGVTAVRIRQIEQGLRAKLKKRLTASLTTWDAEAMPRAA
- a CDS encoding type VI immunity family protein; protein product: MHRPHVDVAPFVLRALKRYRRELPAGALSSYAEEAGDWEPIDEEGWNTTIRDELLEPRGAVLDLRDASGEKRYRFEYLGRNMSVHAPSDTVCAVGFWLPTEYLTEHGAEPLRELVLELARELPFNSGHAGLAFNCELDLVGVEAEVWTWCHKYPGMDLPRMSRLASQLGTKVSTVSWMTLLGEPVLGAAGLREQLRSTGGTVLELGNERVAVVLAPGPETGEAEHGGVRPSYRKLATSLAPWLFHERQPVGEIPSSEELRRWERRFID
- a CDS encoding M16 family metallopeptidase, giving the protein MFRQSLLWTSCLALLAAPVACAQTQAKAPKPAAASSQKLGANVETRTFKNGLKVIVWPDHDIPNVALFNWFRVGSRNEYPGITGLSHFFEHMMFNGAKKFGPGEFDRVMEANGGSNNAFTSEDVTVYQDWFPRSALDIIFQLEADRLQHLSFDPKVIESERGVVYSERRSSVDNNNMGALAEQVQATAFVAHPYQFPVIGWPSDIESWRIEDLQRYFKTYYAPNNGTLIISGAVTPAEVFALVEKYLEPIPSQPAPEPVRTKEPEQQGERRVVVKKVSQSPLLQLAYHGIAGNDADAEALTLLLNILGDGDSSRLHRRLVEEERVAIRAGTMYSPGFDPGLVWLTADLPAGGDLARAEALLTEEVARVAKDGVTEAELRKARNITLANHWRSLETISGRAYTLGASEVFRGDYRKVFDAPARYERVTREDLRKVAARIFVTQRRTVGWLVPTDAAEVASPAARKDATR
- a CDS encoding M16 family metallopeptidase, which codes for MIAPLTWKTVLTAVLLSSGTAAAQGAAPSKPASTAAPAAAQGVKLPKPTTVTLKNGAKLLLVERKEVPLIAFSAWLRGGALADPSGKEGLAALTAELLQKGAGSRDARQFAEAVDGVGAMLETSADLENLVVRGEFMSRDSALMVELLADLLTRPRFAQDELEKTRERMASEITAAKDGDPRGLINTYFEAYQFSGHPYGTPVGGTEASLPTLSREDVLAYAKNQLGGDRLILSVVGDFDSKALAAKLEAALGGWAKAASPAPQVPATTVSQGRRVLLVDKPDATQTYFTIGNTGIARNDADRVTANLVETVLGGRFTSLLNTELRVKSGLTYGARAYFAPSTHPGTFAIFSFTQTEKTDKAIDMALEVYSRYRKTGMDDAMLASAKSYVLGQFPPRLETGGQVANKLSELAFYNLDANDVDGFATAVSSATRDSVGAVLQRTLPAPENLTFVFIGKASAIREMARKYGPVTEMKISDKRFSPAPAPAKR